A single region of the Drosophila takahashii strain IR98-3 E-12201 chromosome 2R, DtakHiC1v2, whole genome shotgun sequence genome encodes:
- the LOC108058962 gene encoding rho guanine nucleotide exchange factor 25 isoform X1, with amino-acid sequence MELTIFTLNWFDVISVALTFLVIFLVQVLNVYLHILDDKCDSNGKSIDVVDKAPAKECPILEGHIPGSPISTTPPPKSPTSANGKLEKQISLLDNDSGISLGSINTCSTTAANSSPTHRTHNGFHSFPSHTLSFETLGDEYHEDEDTLSLENLFPCDQTEIYASKKISFIIDELIQTEVNYVNNLKKGMVNYGKLKDVEDLPEGLSGESKQKLLLGNIEEILELHEQEILPLMLRNQRDLKGLFDEFAVHFEKNHFYCYVSFTMGKKSSMQLRQDNRMWLQAYQTQIKDKLGIDSFLVQPIQRLTRYPLLLQQFISEFYKSGISCKPVLTAVCKLETRMRRALDVVNQAEEIPNIEELNELDLLQLGNFRRSTEFDAQHFPTRKKYRSKVFLFDRSLVCTEVRKKRLAYRQHYNWEHVELQRPLDSASSNANKIINLLVKQQEGGAGSGSSGSSKKEEYSFVATEAAVVKQWLQATHKIIEIARNEHARRNTFSLPMDLVLGVVLAIWLIWQYL; translated from the exons ATGGAGCTAACAATATTCACCTTAAATTGGTTCGATGTGATTTCGGTGGCGCTGACATTTCTGGTGATTTTCCTAGTCCAAGTGCTCAACGTTTACTTGCATATACTCGACGATAAATGCGATAGTAATGGCAAGTCGATCGATGTGGTCGACAAAGCCCCCGCGAAAGAATGTCCGATACTGGAGGGGCATATCCCCGGTTCACCCATTTCCACCACTCCGCCACCAAAATCCCCGACATCGGCCAACGGAAAGTTGGAAAAGCAAATAAGTCTGCTGGACAACGATAG CGGCATCTCATTGGGTTCCATCAACACCTGTTCAACAACTGCAGCCAACTCATCCCCAACACACCGAACACACAACGGCTTCCACTCTTTCCCTTCGCACACTCTGAGTTTTGAGACCCTCGGCGATGAGTA CCACGAAGATGAGGATACATTGTCGCTGGAGAATTTGTTTCCCTGCGATCAAACTGAAATCTATGCCTCCAAGAAGATCAGTTTTATCATTGACGAGCTCATCCAAACGGAGGTTAACTATGTGAATAACCTGAAGAAGGGTATGGTGAACTATGGAAAGCTGAAGGATGTGGAAGACCTGCCAGAAGGACTAAGTGGCGAATCGAAGCAGAAATTGCTACTGGGAAATATCGAGGAGATTCTGGAGCTTCATGAACAGGAAATACTGCCGCTCATGCTGCGCAATCAGCGGGATCTCAAAGGTCTATTCGACGAGTTCGCAGTACATTTCGAG aaaaatcaCTTCTACTGCTATGTGAGCTTCACTATGGGCAAGAAATCCTCTATGCAACTGCGCCAGGATAATCGAATGTGGTTGcag gcaTATCAAACCCAAATAAAAGACAAGCTGGGCATCGACAGCTTCCTAGTTCAGCCCATCCAAAGACTGACCAGATATCCTTTGCTCCTGCAGCAATTCATATCG GAATTCTACAAAAGTGGCATTAGTTGCAAACCTGTGCTAACTGCCGTTTGCAAATTAGAGACGCGGATGAGGCGTGCTCTGGATGTGGTCAATCAGGCCGAGGAGATACCCAATATCGAGGAGCTCAACGAG TTGGACCTCCTGCAACTGGGTAACTTCCGCCGCTCGACGGAGTTCGATGCCCAGCACTTTCCCACCCGGAAAAAGTACCGCTCCAAGGTCTTCCTGTTCGACCGCAGTTTGGTCTGCACGGAGGTGCGAAAGAAGCGGCTGGCTTACCGGCAGCACTACAACTGGGAGCACGTGGAACTCCAGAGGCCGCTGGACTCGGCCTCCTCCAATGCCAACAAGATCATCAACCTGCTGGTGAAGCAGCAGGAGGGAGGAGCAGGATCTGGCTCATCTGGATCATCCAAGAAAGAGGAGTACTCCTTCGTGGCCACAGAGGCGGCGGTGGTGAAGCAGTGGCTTCAGGCCACCCACAAGATCATCGAGATCGCGAGAAACGAACACGCGAGGAGAAATACCTTCAGTTTGCCAATGGATTTGGTACTCGGAGTGGTCCTGGCCATCTGGCTGATATGGCAGTACTTGTAG
- the LOC108058962 gene encoding rho guanine nucleotide exchange factor 25 isoform X2, whose translation MELTIFTLNWFDVISVALTFLVIFLVQVLNVYLHILDDKCDSNGKSIDVVDKAPAKECPILEGHIPGSPISTTPPPKSPTSANGKLEKQISLLDNDSHEDEDTLSLENLFPCDQTEIYASKKISFIIDELIQTEVNYVNNLKKGMVNYGKLKDVEDLPEGLSGESKQKLLLGNIEEILELHEQEILPLMLRNQRDLKGLFDEFAVHFEKNHFYCYVSFTMGKKSSMQLRQDNRMWLQAYQTQIKDKLGIDSFLVQPIQRLTRYPLLLQQFISEFYKSGISCKPVLTAVCKLETRMRRALDVVNQAEEIPNIEELNELDLLQLGNFRRSTEFDAQHFPTRKKYRSKVFLFDRSLVCTEVRKKRLAYRQHYNWEHVELQRPLDSASSNANKIINLLVKQQEGGAGSGSSGSSKKEEYSFVATEAAVVKQWLQATHKIIEIARNEHARRNTFSLPMDLVLGVVLAIWLIWQYL comes from the exons ATGGAGCTAACAATATTCACCTTAAATTGGTTCGATGTGATTTCGGTGGCGCTGACATTTCTGGTGATTTTCCTAGTCCAAGTGCTCAACGTTTACTTGCATATACTCGACGATAAATGCGATAGTAATGGCAAGTCGATCGATGTGGTCGACAAAGCCCCCGCGAAAGAATGTCCGATACTGGAGGGGCATATCCCCGGTTCACCCATTTCCACCACTCCGCCACCAAAATCCCCGACATCGGCCAACGGAAAGTTGGAAAAGCAAATAAGTCTGCTGGACAACGATAG CCACGAAGATGAGGATACATTGTCGCTGGAGAATTTGTTTCCCTGCGATCAAACTGAAATCTATGCCTCCAAGAAGATCAGTTTTATCATTGACGAGCTCATCCAAACGGAGGTTAACTATGTGAATAACCTGAAGAAGGGTATGGTGAACTATGGAAAGCTGAAGGATGTGGAAGACCTGCCAGAAGGACTAAGTGGCGAATCGAAGCAGAAATTGCTACTGGGAAATATCGAGGAGATTCTGGAGCTTCATGAACAGGAAATACTGCCGCTCATGCTGCGCAATCAGCGGGATCTCAAAGGTCTATTCGACGAGTTCGCAGTACATTTCGAG aaaaatcaCTTCTACTGCTATGTGAGCTTCACTATGGGCAAGAAATCCTCTATGCAACTGCGCCAGGATAATCGAATGTGGTTGcag gcaTATCAAACCCAAATAAAAGACAAGCTGGGCATCGACAGCTTCCTAGTTCAGCCCATCCAAAGACTGACCAGATATCCTTTGCTCCTGCAGCAATTCATATCG GAATTCTACAAAAGTGGCATTAGTTGCAAACCTGTGCTAACTGCCGTTTGCAAATTAGAGACGCGGATGAGGCGTGCTCTGGATGTGGTCAATCAGGCCGAGGAGATACCCAATATCGAGGAGCTCAACGAG TTGGACCTCCTGCAACTGGGTAACTTCCGCCGCTCGACGGAGTTCGATGCCCAGCACTTTCCCACCCGGAAAAAGTACCGCTCCAAGGTCTTCCTGTTCGACCGCAGTTTGGTCTGCACGGAGGTGCGAAAGAAGCGGCTGGCTTACCGGCAGCACTACAACTGGGAGCACGTGGAACTCCAGAGGCCGCTGGACTCGGCCTCCTCCAATGCCAACAAGATCATCAACCTGCTGGTGAAGCAGCAGGAGGGAGGAGCAGGATCTGGCTCATCTGGATCATCCAAGAAAGAGGAGTACTCCTTCGTGGCCACAGAGGCGGCGGTGGTGAAGCAGTGGCTTCAGGCCACCCACAAGATCATCGAGATCGCGAGAAACGAACACGCGAGGAGAAATACCTTCAGTTTGCCAATGGATTTGGTACTCGGAGTGGTCCTGGCCATCTGGCTGATATGGCAGTACTTGTAG
- the LOC108058962 gene encoding kalirin isoform X3, which translates to MISPPGSKLACVCLAPYMCIYYISDVPNKNHFYCYVSFTMGKKSSMQLRQDNRMWLQAYQTQIKDKLGIDSFLVQPIQRLTRYPLLLQQFISEFYKSGISCKPVLTAVCKLETRMRRALDVVNQAEEIPNIEELNELDLLQLGNFRRSTEFDAQHFPTRKKYRSKVFLFDRSLVCTEVRKKRLAYRQHYNWEHVELQRPLDSASSNANKIINLLVKQQEGGAGSGSSGSSKKEEYSFVATEAAVVKQWLQATHKIIEIARNEHARRNTFSLPMDLVLGVVLAIWLIWQYL; encoded by the exons ATGATTTCGCCACCAGGCAGCAAACTCGCATGTGTTTGCTTAGCAccgtatatgtgtatatattatATCAGCGATGTGCCAAAT aaaaatcaCTTCTACTGCTATGTGAGCTTCACTATGGGCAAGAAATCCTCTATGCAACTGCGCCAGGATAATCGAATGTGGTTGcag gcaTATCAAACCCAAATAAAAGACAAGCTGGGCATCGACAGCTTCCTAGTTCAGCCCATCCAAAGACTGACCAGATATCCTTTGCTCCTGCAGCAATTCATATCG GAATTCTACAAAAGTGGCATTAGTTGCAAACCTGTGCTAACTGCCGTTTGCAAATTAGAGACGCGGATGAGGCGTGCTCTGGATGTGGTCAATCAGGCCGAGGAGATACCCAATATCGAGGAGCTCAACGAG TTGGACCTCCTGCAACTGGGTAACTTCCGCCGCTCGACGGAGTTCGATGCCCAGCACTTTCCCACCCGGAAAAAGTACCGCTCCAAGGTCTTCCTGTTCGACCGCAGTTTGGTCTGCACGGAGGTGCGAAAGAAGCGGCTGGCTTACCGGCAGCACTACAACTGGGAGCACGTGGAACTCCAGAGGCCGCTGGACTCGGCCTCCTCCAATGCCAACAAGATCATCAACCTGCTGGTGAAGCAGCAGGAGGGAGGAGCAGGATCTGGCTCATCTGGATCATCCAAGAAAGAGGAGTACTCCTTCGTGGCCACAGAGGCGGCGGTGGTGAAGCAGTGGCTTCAGGCCACCCACAAGATCATCGAGATCGCGAGAAACGAACACGCGAGGAGAAATACCTTCAGTTTGCCAATGGATTTGGTACTCGGAGTGGTCCTGGCCATCTGGCTGATATGGCAGTACTTGTAG
- the LOC108058953 gene encoding alpha-amylase A: MFLAKSLVCLALLAVANAQFDTNYASGRSGMVHLFEWKWDDIATECENFLGPNGFAGVQVSPVNENAVKDSRPWWERYQPISYKLVTRSGNEEQFASMVRRCNSAGVRIYVDVVFNHMAADGGTYGTGGSTASPSSKSYPGVPYSSLDFNPTCAISNYNDANQVRNCELVGLRDLNQGNSYVQDKVVEFLDHLIDLGVAGFRVDAAKHMWPADLGVIYGRLKNLNTDHGFSSGAKAYIVQEVIDMGGEAISKSEYTGLGAITEFRHSDSIGKAFRGKDQLRYLTNWGTAWGFAASDRSLVFVDNHDNQRGHGAGGADVLTYKVPKQYKMASAFMLAHPFGTPRVMSSFSFTDTDQGPPTTDGHNIASPSFNSDNSCSGGWVCEHRWRQIYSMVAFRNTVGSDSIQNWWDNGSNQISFSRGSKGFVAFNNDNYDLNSSLQTGLPAGTYCDVISGAKSGSSCTGKSVSVGSDGRASVYIGSSEDDGVLAIHVNAKL; the protein is encoded by the exons ATGTTCCTGGCCAAGAGTCTCGTTTGCCTCGCCCTTCTGGCGGTGGCCAACGCCCAGTTCGACACCAACTACGCCTCTGGTCGCAGTGGGATGGTCCACCTCTTCGAGTGGAAGTGGGACGACATCGCCACGGAGTGCGAGAACTTCCTGGGACCCAATGGCTTTGCGGGAGTTCAG GTCTCCCCTGTCAACGAGAACGCCGTGAAGGACAGCCGCCCCTGGTGGGAGCGCTACCAGCCCATCTCCTACAAGCTGGTCACCCGCTCCGGAAACGAGGAGCAGTTCGCCAGCATGGTCAGGCGCTGCAACTCCGCCGGAGTGCGCATCTACGTGGACGTGGTCTTCAACCACATGGCCGCCGACGGAGGCACCTACGGAACGGGGGGCAGCACCGCCAGCCCCAGCAGCAAGAGCTACCCCGGAGTGCCCTACTCCTCGCTGGACTTCAACCCCACCTGCGCCATCAGCAACTACAACGACGCCAACCAGGTGCGCAACTGCGAGCTGGTGGGTCTGCGGGACCTCAACCAGGGCAACAGCTACGTCCAGGACAAGGTGGTGGAGTTCCTGGACCACCTGATCGACCTGGGAGTGGCCGGGTTCCGCGTGGACGCCGCCAAGCACATGTGGCCCGCAGACCTGGGCGTCATCTACGGCAGGCTGAAGAACCTGAACACCGACCACGGATTCAGCTCGGGAGCCAAGGCCTACATCGTCCAGGAGGTGATCGACATGGGCGGCGAGGCCATCAGCAAGAGCGAGTACACCGGCCTGGGCGCCATCACCGAGTTCCGCCACTCCGACTCCATCGGCAAGGCCTTCCGCGGCAAGGACCAGCTGCGCTACCTGACCAACTGGGGCACCGCCTGGGGCTTCGCTGCCTCCGACCGCTCCCTGGTCTTCGTGGACAACCACGACAACCAGCGAGGACACGGGGCCGGAGGCGCCGACGTGCTCACCTACAAGGTGCCCAAGCAGTACAAGATGGCCTCCGCCTTCATGCTGGCCCACCCCTTCGGCACCCCCCGCGTGAtgtcctccttctccttcacCGACACCGACCAGGGTCCGCCCACCACCGACGGCCACAACATCGCCTCGCCCTCCTTCAACAGCGACAACTCCTGCAGCGGAGGATGGGTGTGCGAGCACAGGTGGCGCCAGATCTACAGCATGGTGGCCTTCAGGAACACCGTGGGCTCCGACTCCATCCAGAACTGGTGGGACAACGGCAGCAACCAGATCTCCTTCAGCCGCGGCAGCAAGGGATTCGTGGCCTTCAACAACGACAACTACGACCTGAACAGCTCCCTGCAGACCGGACTGCCCGCGGGCACCTACTGCGACGTCATCTCCGGCGCCAAGAGCGGCTCCTCCTGCACCGGGAAGAGCGTCTCCGTGGGATCCGACGGACGGGCCAGTGTCTACATCGGCAGCTCTGAGGACGACGGAGTGCTGGCCATCCACGTCAACGCCAAGTTGTAA
- the LOC108058940 gene encoding alpha-amylase A-like has translation MFLAKSLVCLALLAVVNAQFDTNYASGRSGMVHLFEWKWDDIATECENFLGPNGFAGVQVSPVNENAVKDSRPWWERYQPISYKLVTRSGNEEQFASMVRRCNSAGVRIYVDVVFNHMAADGGTYGTGGSTASPSSKSYPGVPYSSLDFNPTCAISNYNDANQVRNCELVGLRDLNQGNSYVQDKVVEFLDHLIDLGVAGFRVDAAKHMWPADLGVIYGRLKNLNTDHGFSSGAKAYIVQEVIDMGGEAISKSEYTGLGAITEFRHSDSIGKAFRGKDQLRYLTNWGTAWGFAASDRSLVFVDNHDNQRGHGAGGADVLTYKVPKQYKMASAFMLAHPFGTPRVMSSFSFTDTDQGPPTTDGHNIASPSFNSDNSCSGGWVCEHRWRQIYSMVAFRNTVGSDSIQNWWDNGSNQISFSRGSKGFVAFNNDNYDLNSSLQTGLPAGTYCDVISGAKSGSSCTGKSVSVGSDGRASVYIGSSEDDGVLAIHVNAKL, from the exons ATGTTCCTGGCCAAGAGTCTCGTTTGCCTCGCCCTTCTGGCGGTGGTCAACGCCCAGTTCGACACCAACTACGCCTCTGGTCGCAGTGGGATGGTCCACCTCTTCGAGTGGAAGTGGGACGACATCGCCACGGAGTGCGAGAACTTCCTGGGACCCAATGGCTTTGCCGGAGTGCAG GTCTCCCCTGTCAACGAGAACGCCGTGAAGGACAGCCGCCCCTGGTGGGAGCGCTACCAGCCCATCTCCTACAAGCTGGTCACCCGCTCCGGAAACGAGGAGCAGTTCGCCAGCATGGTCAGGCGCTGCAACTCCGCCGGAGTGCGCATCTACGTGGACGTGGTCTTCAACCACATGGCCGCCGACGGAGGCACCTACGGAACGGGGGGCAGCACCGCCAGCCCCAGCAGCAAGAGCTACCCCGGAGTGCCCTACTCCTCGCTGGACTTCAACCCCACCTGCGCCATCAGCAACTACAACGACGCCAACCAGGTGCGCAACTGCGAGCTGGTGGGTCTGCGGGACCTCAACCAGGGCAACAGCTACGTCCAGGACAAGGTGGTGGAGTTCCTGGACCACCTGATCGACCTGGGAGTGGCCGGGTTCCGCGTGGACGCCGCCAAGCACATGTGGCCCGCAGACCTGGGCGTCATCTACGGCAGGCTGAAGAACCTGAACACCGACCACGGATTCAGCTCGGGAGCCAAGGCCTACATCGTCCAGGAGGTGATCGACATGGGCGGCGAGGCCATCAGCAAGAGCGAGTACACCGGCCTGGGCGCCATCACCGAGTTCCGCCACTCCGACTCCATCGGCAAGGCCTTCCGCGGCAAGGACCAGCTGCGCTACCTGACCAACTGGGGCACCGCCTGGGGCTTCGCTGCCTCCGACCGCTCCCTGGTCTTCGTGGACAACCACGACAACCAGCGAGGACACGGGGCCGGAGGCGCCGACGTGCTCACCTACAAGGTGCCCAAGCAGTACAAGATGGCCTCCGCCTTCATGCTGGCCCACCCCTTCGGCACCCCCCGCGTGAtgtcctccttctccttcacCGACACCGACCAGGGTCCGCCCACCACCGACGGCCACAACATCGCCTCGCCCTCCTTCAACAGCGACAACTCCTGCAGCGGAGGATGGGTGTGCGAGCACAGGTGGCGCCAGATCTACAGCATGGTGGCCTTCAGGAACACCGTGGGCTCCGACTCCATCCAGAACTGGTGGGACAACGGCAGCAACCAGATCTCCTTCAGCCGCGGCAGCAAGGGATTCGTGGCCTTCAACAACGACAACTACGACCTGAACAGCTCCCTGCAGACCGGACTGCCCGCGGGCACCTACTGCGACGTCATCTCCGGCGCCAAGAGCGGCTCCTCCTGCACCGGGAAGAGCGTCTCCGTGGGATCCGACGGACGGGCCAGTGTCTACATCGGCAGCTCTGAGGACGACGGAGTGCTGGCCATCCACGTCAACGCCAAGTTGTAA
- the LOC108058942 gene encoding uncharacterized protein yields the protein MAHRERGGVKKREPSNEWDAERTARFFADLQENEVRTMHYLGLAYLVLSRRPRLQVKVPLSTKNYEDGANVGAGEQGGSALQLVFTCPSKYPLQVPQVDIVEKRNISESLEKALHEEIAQTVEQHLGLQMIVPVVTRLQMVINTEGRRQPSRIL from the coding sequence ATGGCGCACAGGGAGCGAGGAGGAGTTAAGAAACGGGAGCCCTCGAATGAGTGGGACGCTGAAAGGACGGCCAGATTTTTTGCGGATTTACAGGAAAATGAGGTGCGAACTATGCACTATTTGGGGCTGGCTTACCTGGTTTTGTCCCGTCGCCCAAGGTTGCAGGTGAAAGTTCCGCTGTCCACGAAAAACTACGAAGATGGAGCCAATGTGGGAGCGGGGGAGCAAGGAGGCTCTGCCCTCCAGTTGGTCTTCACCTGTCCATCGAAATATCCTCTGCAAGTGCCGCAGGTGGATATTGTGGAGAAGCGCAATATCAGCGAGTCCTTGGAGAAGGCTCTCCACGAAGAGATCGCCCAGACGGTGGAGCAGCACCTGGGCCTCCAGATGATTGTGCCCGTGGTGACCAGGCTGCAAATGGTGATAAATACCGAGGGGAGGAGGCAGCCCAGCCGGATATTATAA